The following proteins are encoded in a genomic region of Stegostoma tigrinum isolate sSteTig4 chromosome 10, sSteTig4.hap1, whole genome shotgun sequence:
- the LOC125455859 gene encoding 26S proteasome regulatory subunit 4 isoform X1, giving the protein MGQSQSGSHGAGGGKKDDKDKKKKYEPPVPTRVGKKKKKTKGPDAASKLPLVTPHTQCRLKLLKLERIKDYLLMEEEFIRNQEQMKPLEEKQEEERSKVDDLRGTPMSVGTLEEIIDDNHAIVSTSVGSEHYVSILSFVDKDLLEPGCSVLLNHKVHAVIGVLTDDTDPLVTVMKVEKAPQETYADIGGLDSQIQEIKESVELPLTHPEYYEEMGIKPPKGVILYGAPGTGKTLLAKAVANQTSATFLRVVGSELIQKYLGDGPKLVRELFRVAEEHAPSIVFIDEIDAIGTKRYDSNSGGEREIQRTMLELLNQLDGFDSRGDVKVIMATNRIETLDPALIRPGRIDRKIEFPLPDEKTKRRIFQIHTSRMTVAQDVSLDELILAKDDLSGADIKAICTEAGLMALRERRMKVTNEDFKKSKENVLYKKQEGTPEGLYL; this is encoded by the exons GATAAGAAGAAGAAATATGAACCTCCTGTGCCAACCCGAgtgggaaagaaaaaaaagaaaacgaAAGGCCCTGATGCAGCCAGCAAGTTACCCCTTG TGACTCCTCACACACAATGCAGACTCAAGTTACTGAAGCTGGAAAGGATAAAAGATTATCTATTAATGGAAGAAGAGTTCATCAGAAATCAGGAGCAAATGAAACCGCTGGAAGAAAAACAAGAG GAGGAAAGGTCTAAAGTGGATGACCTGAGAGGGACCCCGATGTCTGTGGGCACGCTGGAGGAAATCATAGACGATAACCACGCCATTGTGTCGACCTCTGTGGGCTCTGAGCATTACGTCAGCATCTTATCGTTTGTGGATAAAGACCTGCTTGAGCCTGGCTGCTCTGTCCTACTCAACCATAAG GTGCATGCAGTGATTGGTGTTCTGACAGATGACACAGATCCACTGGTGACTGTTATGAAAGTGGAGAAGGCTCCACAGGAGACGTATGCTGATATCGGTGGCTTAGATAGTCAGATCCAGGAAATCAAG GAATCTGTAGAACTTCCACTAACCCATCCCGAATATTATGAAGAGATGGGAATTAAGCCTCCTAAAGGAGTTATTCTGTATGGAGCTCCCGGCACAG GTAAAACTTTATTAGCCAAGGCTGTAGCGAACCAAACCTCGGCCACCTTCCTGCGAGTGGTCGGCTCGGAGCTCATCCAGAAGTACCTGGGAGATGGGCCGAAACTTGTACGTGAACTGTTCCGGGTTGCAGAAGAACATGCTCCATCCATTGTGTTCATTGATGAAATCGATGCCATTGGCACAAAGCG gtatgactccaattcCGGTGGGGAGCGGGAAATCCAGCGTACGATGCTGGAGCTTCTGAACCAGTTGGATGGGTTTGACTCCCGGGGAGATGTGAAAGTTATCATGGCCACAAACAGGATAGAAACACTGGACCCAGCTCTCATTAGGCCAG GGAGGATTGATCGTAAGATTGAATTTCCTCTTCCGGATGAAAAGACCAAGAGACGCATCTTCCAGATCCACACCAGCAGGATGACAGTAGCACAAGATGTGAGCCTGGATGAGTTGATACTGGCTAAAGACGATCTGTCTGGGGCAGATATTAAG GCTATCTGTACAGAAGCTGGTTTGATGGCCCTGCGTGAGCGAAGGATGAAGGTTACCAATGAAGACTTCAAGAAGTCAAAAGAAAATGTCTTGTACAAAAAGCAAGAGGGCACACCTGAAGGATTGTACCTTTAA
- the LOC125455859 gene encoding 26S proteasome regulatory subunit 4 isoform X2 encodes MEEEFIRNQEQMKPLEEKQEEERSKVDDLRGTPMSVGTLEEIIDDNHAIVSTSVGSEHYVSILSFVDKDLLEPGCSVLLNHKVHAVIGVLTDDTDPLVTVMKVEKAPQETYADIGGLDSQIQEIKESVELPLTHPEYYEEMGIKPPKGVILYGAPGTGKTLLAKAVANQTSATFLRVVGSELIQKYLGDGPKLVRELFRVAEEHAPSIVFIDEIDAIGTKRYDSNSGGEREIQRTMLELLNQLDGFDSRGDVKVIMATNRIETLDPALIRPGRIDRKIEFPLPDEKTKRRIFQIHTSRMTVAQDVSLDELILAKDDLSGADIKAICTEAGLMALRERRMKVTNEDFKKSKENVLYKKQEGTPEGLYL; translated from the exons ATGGAAGAAGAGTTCATCAGAAATCAGGAGCAAATGAAACCGCTGGAAGAAAAACAAGAG GAGGAAAGGTCTAAAGTGGATGACCTGAGAGGGACCCCGATGTCTGTGGGCACGCTGGAGGAAATCATAGACGATAACCACGCCATTGTGTCGACCTCTGTGGGCTCTGAGCATTACGTCAGCATCTTATCGTTTGTGGATAAAGACCTGCTTGAGCCTGGCTGCTCTGTCCTACTCAACCATAAG GTGCATGCAGTGATTGGTGTTCTGACAGATGACACAGATCCACTGGTGACTGTTATGAAAGTGGAGAAGGCTCCACAGGAGACGTATGCTGATATCGGTGGCTTAGATAGTCAGATCCAGGAAATCAAG GAATCTGTAGAACTTCCACTAACCCATCCCGAATATTATGAAGAGATGGGAATTAAGCCTCCTAAAGGAGTTATTCTGTATGGAGCTCCCGGCACAG GTAAAACTTTATTAGCCAAGGCTGTAGCGAACCAAACCTCGGCCACCTTCCTGCGAGTGGTCGGCTCGGAGCTCATCCAGAAGTACCTGGGAGATGGGCCGAAACTTGTACGTGAACTGTTCCGGGTTGCAGAAGAACATGCTCCATCCATTGTGTTCATTGATGAAATCGATGCCATTGGCACAAAGCG gtatgactccaattcCGGTGGGGAGCGGGAAATCCAGCGTACGATGCTGGAGCTTCTGAACCAGTTGGATGGGTTTGACTCCCGGGGAGATGTGAAAGTTATCATGGCCACAAACAGGATAGAAACACTGGACCCAGCTCTCATTAGGCCAG GGAGGATTGATCGTAAGATTGAATTTCCTCTTCCGGATGAAAAGACCAAGAGACGCATCTTCCAGATCCACACCAGCAGGATGACAGTAGCACAAGATGTGAGCCTGGATGAGTTGATACTGGCTAAAGACGATCTGTCTGGGGCAGATATTAAG GCTATCTGTACAGAAGCTGGTTTGATGGCCCTGCGTGAGCGAAGGATGAAGGTTACCAATGAAGACTTCAAGAAGTCAAAAGAAAATGTCTTGTACAAAAAGCAAGAGGGCACACCTGAAGGATTGTACCTTTAA